The nucleotide sequence TCATTGACCCCAGATGCGACGGCCAAATCAATCTGTCGCTGGCATTCCTCCGGCGGGCCAAATATTCCTCCGGTTTTGAAATAACGGGCATAGGCATAATCGAGAATTTGATCAATCTGACTATTATCGAAATGCTGATCTCTGGCTTTCATCTGCGGAATAATGCTGCTGCGGATATAGGCCTTAAACGGCTCACGAACCACCTGCTGTACCCACTCCATATCCGGGTGGACAAAGGTGTGCATCATCAATGTGACCCGACCGCTCTGAGGTTCCAGCCCTGCTTCGGCGCGGGCAGCCCGGTAGATATCCACGTATTTTCTGAATTCGTGGAGATCGATCCCATGCAGCATGCCGAATACGTTATAACCATGCAGGCCCGCATGTCGAAAGCCCTGTTCAGAAATGCTGAAATACCAGATGTTTATTTCTTGCTGAATAGGACGCGGATAAACCACCGTCGGGAAAATCTCCCCGCCCGGGCCGGGAAAATCCACCGTTTCCCCCCGCCATAGTTTCTGTATCACCGGAATACGCTGATCGCGTATTTTTGCACGATCCTCATAGGTGTCCGGCGACAGGATAAAATCCGCTTTGTTCCAGCCGCTCCCCACCCCCAGGTCAACCCGGCCATCAGAGAGGATATCCACCATCGCCCAGTTTTCGACAATTTCGACCGGATGGTGCAGCGTGTTGGTCACCGCAGCCGAACGTAACCGCACGTTTTTGGTTAGCGGTGCAAAGTAAGCCGCAGCAATGCTGTTATTGGCGTAAATAGAGCCAAACTCATAAAAATGGCGTTCAGGAAAGCAAACCGATTCAAAACCAGCCTGATCGGCAAACTCGACCAGCTCGCGGGCAAAACGATATTTATCCCGGTCTGAGACATCTTTACGGACATCCGAAAAAAACAGATAACTGAAAGAAATATCTGCCCCGGGCTTACCCGTCTTAACCTCAGAATCTACGGTGCGATTTCCAGAGAAAAAAGCGTCCAGTCTTTGATTTACGGTAGTCATAGCCGGATTTCTCCTGTTCCAACCTGTTTACGCAATTTTTTCATCAGTAGATTGGCGGTCGGATGTTCGATCAGCCAATTCGGCTGTACTGGAAATTTCATCTGCTTTTCCAGCGTGGTACTCAGTTGCATAGCAATAATCGAGTCCATTCCGTAGTCCTGCAGGGGTTTGTCCCAGTCAAGACTGCTGCCCAGCTTCATGACTTTTTCGATCCCGAAGGCCAGGCTGCTGCGAAGCTCGCTGTCGTATTCAGCCGGTTTTATACCGTCGGTATCTTCTGGCGTTTCAGGTCTGGCTGTTTGGGGGTCGGGCAGTTGAGCATTCACGGTCGGTGGAACAGGCTGGGCCGCCGTAATCACGGTTCCGATCTCTTGTTGCAGACAGGCGGGTAGATCCGCCAATGACAGGGAAGAGAGATAATCCGCAAATTCTGTCGGCGATAACTGCCCTAGCCTAAAATGCTGAATTTTTAGGCGGACCGCGTCTACGATGTGATGGTCGGGGCGGACGGCTACCGACGCCGTCTGATCATCACTGAGCCCCAGTAGCATTCTGGCTTTATGTCTATCAGTGACGGCAACCAACGCAGTGACGCCGTCGGTAAGCCCGGTTTGCATCTGCTGCACCGCGGCAACGGCATGAATACTTCCCATGCCCTGTTGCGCTAAAGACGCTAACCGACCAGCCAGTCGTGTGCGGTTAACTGCGCCGTCAACGTCCCATTGTCCCCAACAAACGGAGGAAACCAGCCCCTGTCGTTGTTTGAGAGAGACTAACCGTTGCCGGTATCGTGCAAAAGCATTCTGGAAAGCAGCGGAATAGGCATAATCAGGAGAACCCTGAATGCCAAAAGCGGCGACGGAAGAAAACATCAGGAAAAATTCCAGCGGTTCACCGGCGGTTACCGCATCAATGTTCAAGGTTCCTGAGACTTTCGCCGCCATCATTTGCCGGAACGCACCCCAGGACTTATTCACAATAGCGCCATCACTCACCTGCCGGGCCATCTGTACGACCCCATGAAGGGTGATTCCTTCGGATTTCAGGGACTGCATTGCCTGATTAACACGCTCAAGGTCAAGAATATCGACGGCACGGTAAATCACCCGGGCCCCGGACGCCCGGATACGCGCCAAAATCGGAGCGACCTGATGTTCTGGACGGCGAGAGAAAATCACCAACTGCGCCTGATAGTTCTGGCCTAAAACCTGACAAACCTGTTCCCCCGTCTCTCCCAGAGCGCCGACCATTAAATAGGTCGCCCCGGTACGAAACAGCGCGTTGGGCACCTCATGCTCATCCGTTTCGCCGACACGCAACTCGTATCGGCGACCGCCGCTGAAACGGATCGTCGGCGTCCTGACTGCCTGAGCATTTTTTCCCGGTTCATGTGCCGGCATGTCATCGCCCAGCCAGGTTTGCATCAATTGCAGAGCCACCTCCTGACCCGTCGAACGGGGGTCAACGATGAGGCTCCGATAGCGGTGACCGACGGTTTCCAGAATCGCAGAACGGAACAGCCCGCAGAGCGCTTCATGTTGTACATCTGTAATGGTCAGGCCGTGTTCATAGTCCGCCCGGTGACAACAATAGAACTGTACCGGGTTCAGCCGGGCAACCGCCTGTACGGCCTGAACACACCGATAGGCAAGCCCGGTTTGCGCCTCTGTTCCATGAGGTAAGATCAGAAAAACCGCCAGCGGTTTGCCTGGATCGGAAATCGCCGCCGCTAGTCCGGCTTCCAGGGCATTGATACCCGGCTGATCCTGTAACGCACTGCCCTGCAACGTTATATGCTGCACATCCCAGATCGGCTGCGGCATATCAGCAAGTTGTTGAACCTGCCGGCAAACCTGCTCAAGGTCACGGTAATCCGCAGCAGTATGACTGAGCACCAGAATTTGCCGATCGCTGCAGGCCTTAATGCGTTCACCCCATTGGCTGTCTTCATTTGCCTTCACCTCAACCCACGTTTCTGTCGCTCGAATCCATTGGGTTTCTTTGGCTATCGGTTGTGCATTGGCGCCGGTTTCAGTGGCTTCGGGTGCCCTGACCGTTGCAGTGTCTTCTGACAAAACAGGCCGCACATCCACGGTTGTAACCGCTGTTGGCGGTGCTTTTTCTTCAAACCAGCACGATTGTCTGAAAAACGGGTAAGTGGGTAAGTTTATTCTGCTGGGGAAACGCTGTTCTGTGGATTGCCCCGCCTGCTCAGACCCGAGATAGAGTAAATCCCACGGGATATCCAGACCTGTCACCCATAATCCTGCAAGCTGACTGAGATTTTGCTGACGGGTCCATTGTTCGATAACAGCACTGAACTCGGGGGTATCGACAAACGCTTTATAAGAGGGCGCGTTATAATTCACCCGGCCTCTACACAGCGACGGAGCTGAGATATCGCCGGCAATAAATTGGGTCAGTATCTCTTGCAGTTCACTGACTGATCCCGCAACAAAAGCGAGACGCTCCTCCATGACCTGGCGTCCGCGCTGTAAGGTATAAGCCAGTTGCCGTAAATCAACGTGGTGCCCATCGGTCTGTTCCCGCTGGAGCCAGGCCAGTAGATTTCCCGCCATGAGCGGCAAACGATCTTCCCGCATTGCCGACAGGACGATCAAAACCGGTTTAGTCACCGGGGCCGTTTCAACCGCTGGCGACAGATACTCTTCAATCACCAAATGGGCATTGGTGCCGCTGTAACCAAAGGAGCTAACCGCCGCTCTTCGCGGTTGTCTTTCATCATGTTGCCACGGCGTAAGCTGGGTGTTGACATAGAAAGGCGAGTCATCGAAACCAAAGTGTTGATTCGGCGTACGAAAGTGCAGAGAGGGCACGAGTTGCCGGTGTTTCATCGATAGCAACACTTTCTGCATACTCGCCATTCCAGATGCTGCCGACGTATGGCCAATGTTGCTTTTCACCGATCCCAGACCACAGAAGTTTTTGCGTGGGGTCCACTCTCTGAACACAGATTCCAGGGCTTCAAGCTCAATAGGATCGCCCAGTTTGGTCCCGGTTCCGTGTGTTTCAATGTAACTTATCGAATCCGGGTTAATCTGATGTTTCCGGTAAACCTCTCTTTCCAGTTCGATCTGACTGTTCACGCTAGGCGCCGTGATGCCATTGGTTTTGCCATCTTGATTGATGCCCGAACCAATGATGACGCCATAAATGGAGTCCCCATCAATTTCAGCCTGCGACAGACGCTTGAGTACCAGACACCCAACGCCTTCGCCGGGTACAAATCCATCAGCCGAATTATCAAACGTTTTACACTGCCCTTCGGGAGACAACATACCGGCAGAACACATTCCGATATACGTCTCCGGCATGAGATACAGGCTAACGCCGCCGACCAACGCCAGATCGATTTCACCCTGTTGTAGCGCCTGAACAGCCAGATGCGTCGTAACCAGAGACGATGAGCACGCGGTATCGACAGGAATTGCAGGTCCTTTCAGGTTCAGAAAATACGGAATTCGCGCCGCACCAATCGCAAAACTGTTACCGGTAGCGGACAGAGGGCTGGCGGAATTCAGCATCATATGAGCATATTCATAGCTCATAATCCCCATATAAACGCCGCATTTCTTATGGCTCAGTTCTTCAGGGCTGTAGCCGGCATCTTCAAACGCTTTATACCCTTCCTGCAGGAATAGACGATGCTGAGGATCCATCCCCTCGGCCTCTGCGGGAGAAATCGAGAAAAATAGCGGGTCAAAACTGTCGATATCACTTAATGCCCCCAGCCACTTGCAATATATCTTGCCGTCTTTGCTGCGGTCAGCATCGAAATAGTGATCGACGTCCCAACGCGCCTTAGGAACTTCACGAACCGCGTTGCGGCCGTCAGCTAAGTTATCCCAGTATTGATCCAGGTTTTCCGCATCGGGATAGCGGCCCGACATGCCGATAATGGCAATTTTCTCGGCCTGCCGGTTAATCACCCTGTCGTCGTCTGGTATCGCCGCAGATAGCGGAGCGGCCGACGTTAGCGTGTCCCGCGGTAAATCTTCATGCTCTGGAACGCTAGTTGATGCGGCCGCGACCGGCTTTGGGGGCAGTGTTACGCCATCAAGCTGGGTCGCAATATATTCAGCCAAAGCATGAATATTCGGATAATCGTACAAGCGGGTGGCGGAAAGACGGGTTCCCAGTCGCTTGTTAATCTCATTGAGCCATTCAGCACCGATAATTGAATCCAGGCCCAACTCCGAGAATGCTCGATGGTTGCGGATTGCTTCCGGCGTGATGTAAAGCGCATCGGCCAGGCTGGTTTTCAGTAGCTGGGTTATCTCTGCGACCTGCGCATTCTGATCTGCTGATATAGGGGCAGCCGGTGGCGCATGGTTAGCCTGTGGCGCATGGACAGTAGCGCTGCGCTGTTCAGTCGCTATCTTGTTATCTTCATGCTGGAGCACCTCTTCATGCTGGAGCGCCGCCCCGGTATTGCGTGTTTCCGGCACGTGCTTATCCGCCGCTTCACGTTGCCCCCCATCGAGCACAATAAACTGTGCCAGTTGACGAACACTGGAGTAATCATAGAGACGAGTGGCGGACAACGAGCTTCCCAGTTGCCGATTGATTTCATGAACCCATTCGGCTCCGACAATCGAGTCCAACCCCATCTCGGCGAAGGAGCGATCAACATGAATATCCGATTCTGGAGCACACAGCGCCTGGGCCAGGCTCACCCGTAATTTTTCGATAACACCCGCCAGCGAAACGCCGCCATGCCGTTGTTCTGGGTGAAGGGCGCCATTACCGTTTATTACGTTGACTCCGTTTGTTGCGTTGACGCCATTTATTGCTTTGGCGCCATTTATTGCTTTGGCGCTACCTGTCATCTGGCTATCCGTCGCCGCGCCATTGGTGTCATGGCCTCGGTGAATATCAGCCGTCTTGCCATTCCGCTGTTCCGCTGCTGATGACGCTCCGCTCGGCGCAGCAGGCAGGCTGACATCGCGCTTCAGCGTCAGCGGCGGCAACGTCATTTTTCCAGAATGATTAATTTTTACCGAATGATTAGCCTTTATAGAATCGGTCGTTGGCTGTTCAACAGCCCTTTCCGGTTCTGGTTTCTGCCGAGTCTCTTTTATCCAGTAACGCTGACGGTCAAACGGATAGGTTGGCAACGCCAACCGTGAGTAACGTTGACCTGCGTATAATTGCAGCCAGTCAACCGATCTCGTCTCAACCCATGCCTGGGCGATTTTTGTCCACTGGCGGCTCTGCCACCAGCGCGTAATATCCTGAATATCAAGGTTGGGTAAACGACCGGATTCATCGCAATTGACAAAAATCGTCCCCTCACTGGCGGCGGCCTGCGGCCCTCTGGAAATGATGGCCAGTTGACGCAAAAGCGATGCCACATCTTCGGCAACGAACGCGACTCTGGCATCCATCGCATCCCGTCCGGTTTGCAGCGTGTAGGCGAATTGTCTGAAGTGGCTTGCTACATGCGCTGAGTTTTCAGTGACGTACTGCATCAGCTGTTGCGCATAAACCTGCAACCTTTCGCTGTTTTTTGCCGATAGAACGATAACTTCCGGCTGGTGCTCAAGCGACGTAACCTTGTCAGGTTCCTGACGGTATTCTTCAATGACCAGATGAACATTCGAGCCGCCCGCGCCGAAAGAACTCACGCCGGCGCGTAACGGCTGCTGAGCATATCCGATTGTCGGACGCTGCCACGTCTGCCCCTCCTGGAGTACATAAAACGGGCTATCCTCCAGTTCCAGTAATGGGTTCAGCTGCTGACAGTGCAGCGATTTGGGCAAATATTCATCCCGCATCGCCAGCAGAACCTTTATGACGCCGGCAACGCCGGCGGCGGTTTCCGTATGCCCGATGTTCGATTTAACCGAACCTAAAGCACAGTGTTTGACCGCGGCTTTCCCTGAGTTGGCCGCTGGATTAAGTCCATGTTCCCGATAAAGATCGTTAAACGCCATTTTCAGGCCATTGACTTCAATAGGATCGCCTAGCGGCGTCCCAGTTCCGTGACACTCAATATAGGTAATGCTACGGGGATCAACCCCGGATTTCATATGCGCATCGCGGACAAGCTGAGCCTGAGCATTCGGATTGGGAGCCATCAGAGAAGTCGCCGCCCCACCATGATTTTCCGCCGAGCCGATAATCACACCGAGAATATGGTCTTTATCCGCTTGTGCCGCTTTCAATTTTTTCAGCAGCACCACGCCAACCCCTTCCCCTCGGGCATAACCGTTGGCATCGGCAGAGAACGTCTTGCAGCGCCCATCCTCGCAAATCATCTCGGCCTTACTGTACAGAATATGCATTTTCGGGCTCAGGATCAGATTGGCGCCGCCGGCAATCGCCATGTCGCAATCACCGTGCTGAATGCTCATCACCGCACGATGAATCGCCACTAAAGAGCTTGAACACGCGGTATCGATAATTTCACTGGGGCCATGCACATCCAGCAGATAAGAGATGCGGTTCGGACAAAACATATGGGGAATCGCCGTCAGCTCCACAATATTGCGGGGCTGGGCGTTCAGTACGGTTTCTGCATAATCCTGTAAATTGATGCCGGCAAATACCCCGACCTTTTTTCCGGCGAATGATGAGGGGGCATAGCCGGATGACTCGATGAGTCGCCAGGTCGACTCAAGAAACAGCCGGTGCTGGGGATCCATGATCTGAGCTTCACGGGGAGAGATGCCAAAAAATGCAGGATCAAATTTATCCACATCCTTAATAAAACCGGCATATTTAACATTGGTAAATTCACCGTCCTTAGGATTACCGTAGATTGCCTTCCAATCCCAGCGCTCTCGGGGAATTTCGCTGATACAGTCCTGGCCCTGATAAAGATGACGTTGCAGCTCGTCAATCGTGGAAGACTGGGCAAATATCCCATCCATCCCGATAATGGCAATAGGTTCATAATTTCCACTGAACTGATTTGCCTCGATTTTATTGGTCTGCTGGCGTTCATCGTTCGTCGAATGGAACCGATCGCGCTTTTGATTGAGCCGGTAACTTCTCTCCATCAGCTCCCGAATCCGTCTGGCTGATGCTGTACCCGACGATAAAGACGGCGCTGACGGTCCGACAACTGCCGTCTGCCGAACGTCTTCCCGGTGTACATATCCAGCAGGCTGACGGTCATCGTTGACGGACTGAGCATCGTAACGTTGCACGACTTCCGGACCGAAGCGCTTGATGATGATATCGGTCAGTTCTTCAATGTTTCTGGCTTCAAAGAAAATAGCGGCAGAAAGAGACACCCCCAGCGAGTCGGCAATACGTCCCATGATTTCGGTGATTACAATTGAATCAACACCATAGGTTGATATTTTTTCTTCTCTGTCAATTTTTGCCGTCGGCAATTTTAATATCACAGAAAAAATACCCAGTATGTCTTGCAGCAGTATCTCGCGGTAATCTCCGCCTTTGACCTCAGAAAACGGACTATCTGGGATTGCTCCGGCAGTATCGGAAACCGTTTGTGAATGTTCCACGGCAGACTGCATCAGCTCAGCCTCCAGAATTTTCCGGGCTGACTCGTGTAAGTCTCGGGTTCTGTTCTCTTTGCCTGTCATCGTTGTCTACCTTCCATTGAGTACTTCACGGTACTGCGCCAATAACTTGAGGAACTTCCACAGATCAACTTCCCACTGATGCCGGAAAGATCCGATGTAATAGTTCTGCCCCAGGTCAGGATCCTGTTCTTTTTTCATCCGGCTGAAATCGTGCAGCCCTTTGGCCTGTAAGAAATAAGCTTTGAGATAGTCCACAACAAATAGACCATGAGAGCGGGCTGAAACACCGAGTCCGGTGGCAGAGTTGATGTAGCCGACAAATAACAGGTTATCGAAGTTTTTGGGGACAATATGTAAGAAGCAATCGGGAATACCCTGCTTCATTTCCAGATAGTTTTTATCCAGAAACGGAAAATGGCGGTTATATCCTGTCGCATAAATAAGGGTATCGACTTCAATTTGTGAACCGTCTTCAAAGGTCACCGTCTGGCCCTGAAAAGCGCTTACCTCTCCTTTTGGTTGGATATCGCCGTGACCAATAAAATATAAAAGTTGCGAGTTCATAATGGGATGGGAAGCATCCAACGGATAATCCGGCTTTTTCAAGCCGTAATCCGTACCGTCATACCCGGCAAGCTTAAAAACCTGCTGTATATAAGCCAGCGTTTCTTCGCGGGTGTTAAATTTATTGCCCAGCCCTTCCATCCATCTCGGTGTCGGCATGCCATTGATGAATTTAGGCTGATAGTAGTAACCACGGCGTGTACTGTGATAAACCGCCGAACAATGATGAACCGCATCAACCGCAATATCGCAGCCGGAATTGCCGGCGCCGATAATCAAAACCCGCTTACCCTTGATGCGCTCCGGTGTCCGGTAATCGATGGAATGCATGATGTCGCCGGAGAAGTGGCCGGGATAGGCAGGTTCAGGGTAACGGGCTTCCCGCTGCATACCGTTGCTGACCAGCACAAAAGAATAGAACTTTCGCTCCCCCGTCGATAATTCAACCTGCCAGCCATCCGCCTGCGGTTCGATACGGGTAACAGCAACATTGAAATGGGCCTTTTCATACACCCCAAACGTTTTCGCATAATCACAGACATACTGATGCATCAGTTTATGGCTGGGATAATGGGGGTAATCTTCCGGCATGGGAAAATCTGGATACTGGGTATTAACCTTCGGCGAGATCAGATGCAGTGACGGATAGGTGCGGCCGCAGCGGCTGTCGGCATTCCATACTCCGCCAAAGTCCGACTCGGCTTCATACAGATCGTAATCGATGCCGGCCTGGTTCAGCTCCTTACCGAGACTGACACCGTAAGGGCCGCCACCGATAATACAGACTCGTTTTCCTTGTACATTCATTAATGAAATCCTTTTAACGTGCTGGCTATCCGTACTGTTTGTTCGTCAGTAACACCTTTTCGATCACGCGTCAGACGGTTCAAGTCTGAGCAATGCTTCTTCTTTCACCATTTTTAAGTTCCGGAGCCATAGGCACAGCTCACCCGACTCGTCGTACAACCTCAGGTCGTACCCCGGAAGATCGCCGGTGATAATCAAAGACTCTTGCGCTACAGGCGTTGGAGAGAGATAAACCGTCACTCGTTCTGTTATCGGCTTACGGGCGATGATCGAATCCAGAGAGAACGGATACCACGGGCTGCGCCCTGTCGCCTGGGGATGACAATAATGGTTTAGTGCGCAGAGTAACTGCCAGCAGGTCGTCAGCAGGACCGGCCGAAAAGTCGGCGCATTCAACTGATGGGGCAGTTCGGCAAGGGAATTGAATGTCACCAGCAACTGCTTGCCATCAAAACCGACTTTTTCGATCAAAGCCTGATTCTTCAGACTGTCTTCATCGAATATCTGTCTGATTTGATGGGTTATCTGATGGTTATGGGGCGCGTCCAACTGCGTTTCCAGCGCCCGGATATCCAGCGTGTCGCCCCCGCCGACGACCGCCGCGTTCAGGGCAATTTGCCCAAAATTATGCGTCACGGATTCACCCGCTTTCTCAGTCACGCACTGGAAATAGAAACCATCGTCTTCCCGGGAGATATAAGTCTGAATATGACCATTGAGGGCATCCTGCATACGGGCTGGCTGCCCCCACAGGATATAATTCAGTTCGACGGTATTTTCCTGAGTTGCAGTATTTTCCTGAGTTGCAGTATTTTCCTGAGTTGCAAGCTCCCAGGCATGTCGTGCCAACTCCAGTAACAATAGTCCAGGGAGCTGGCCCTGCGCTGCAATCACGCCTGCCGCCATCATGTTCCCATAGGCGGAAAAATCCCCCGGAATGTTAAGTAACGCCTGAACCGGCTCTGCCTGTTGAAACACGCCGGCTGTCTCTTCGGCCCCTCCCCCCGTGCGGTGCGAAAACGCGGGGTGATCGGCAACGGAAGCAGAAACCGTTGAGTCCGGAGCGAGCGTGGTATCAGAAGGAAAAACCGCACCCTCTGACGCTTTTCGGAAACGTTCTGTAGGCGTGGTCGGCAGGTCGACCCAATAACGCTCACGAGCAAAAGGATACGTCGGCAGAGAAACCCGTTTTGGTCTGGATGATGGCGTCACACTGGAATAGAGAATTTCCCAGTCGATATTGATGCCTTTCACCCATATCTCCAGAAGTTTGCCAAATTTACCTTTACTGGCCCAGGCCTGAACCAGGTCATGCATATCTTCATCAACATCAAATACGGATAACGCATCGCGATGCGATTTACTCTTTCCCTGATAGAGTAAATCGACCGTCTGCCGCTCACCGGCAAGAACGGCTGAAAGCTTACGTTGCAATTCATCAAGAGTGTGGGCAACCAATCCCAAACGCTCATTCATCGCTTCACGTCCGGTTTGCAGGGTATAAGCCAGTGAGTGAAGGTAGGCTTGCGCCTGCCCGGCGCTGTTTGTATACCCAGCGCTATCTCCTTTCGCCTGTATCCGTTCAGCATATCCGCGCACATGAGCCAGCAGATTGGCGGTCATCTGTTTGAGCTGCGCATCATTTTTCGCCGACAACAAAATCAGTGCCGGATCGCGGGATACATATTCTCCCGCAGAGATTTCCCTGGCGGACGGTTGCATCGCAGAGGGATCCTCAGTCGGGAATTGCTCAATGACTACGTGGGCATTGGTTCCGCTAAATCCGAAAGAACTCACGGCAGCCTGACGTCGCTGACCGGATTCTACCGTCCAGTCGCTGAGTTCCCGGTTGACATAAAAAGGCGTGCCGTCCAACGTAATGTGCTCATTGAGTTCCTGATGATGCAGCGTTGGCGGAAGCTGTTGGTTCTTCATGGCCAGCAACACTTTGAGCACCGAAGCGACCCCGGCGGCTCTCAGCGTGTGGCCGATGTTGCTCTTCACCGACCCCAGTGCGCAGTAGTTCTCTTTTCGGGTAAATTGAGCAAAGGTCTGTTTCAGACCGACGACTTCCACCGGATCCCCCAGTTTGGTTCCCGTCCCGTGCGTCTCTACATACTGGATTTGCTCAGGATCGATACCAAAACCGGTGTACACCGCCTGCTCCAGGCGAGACTGAGCATTGCCGTTCGGGGCCGTAATCCCATTACTTTTACCATCCTGATTCACTCCCCAGCCCTTAATCACGCCGTGAATAACATCCTGATCCGCAATCGCATCTTCTAGGCGTTTTAACAGCACCACACCAACGCCTTCTCCGGGGACAAAGCCATTGGCTCGCTGATCAAAGGTAAAGCAGCGGCCGTCTTCCGACAGCATTCCGGCCTTGCTGGTCATAATGTGCATGCTTGGGCCGGCCAACACGGAGACTCCACCGGCCAAAGCCAGATCGCTATTTCCCAGCACCAGGCTGTCACAGGCAGAGGCAATCGCCACCAGAGATGACGAACAAGCCGTATCAATAGCCAGGCTCGGCCCCTGTAAATCCAGATGGTAGGCAATTCTTGCCGCTAAAATGGAAATCGCATTGCCCATAAAGGCTTGCGCATTGAGTTCCATTCCAAAGCGCGCGTCGTAGTCACCCGCTCCGCAACCGACGAAAACGCCGCACCGACGACCAGATAAATCAGCAGGATTGTACCCGGCGTCTTCAATACACCCCCAGCACGCTTCAAGAAATACCCGCTGTTGCGGATCCATCATCTCGGCTTCCCGGGGAGAAATATTAAAAAACAGCGGATCAAACTTATCGGCATCTTCCAGCACGCCCATCCATTTGGAATTGGTTTTGCCGGGTGTCTGACGATTACGATCGAAAAAGTCTTCAATTGCCCAGCGATCCGCCGGAATTTCTGAAATACAATCTTCCCCTTTGCTCAAATTTTCCCAGAACTGTTGCAAATTCTTCGCTTTCGGGAACTGACCAGACATACCTACGATAGCAATCGCCTGGCGCCCGGCAGGCGCCGGGCTTATAGCCGATTCGGTGTTTTCAGCGCGGGTAGCCGCCGCTGCCTGTGGCTCGGCACGTTCTTCCGTCAGGAGCGCCGGTTTGGCGCTTGGTATCGATGTCTGATGCCGACCGGCCATAAACTCGGCACCGGTGTCGGAAACCGTCGGCAGGGTCAATGTTGCTTCACTAAAAACGTCAGAATCAGGCAGCGGAGATTGACCGGGCTCGGAACAACGCTGAACCAGCACGGCGAACTCTTGTAAGGTCGGATAGCTGTATACCTCGGCAGCATTCAGGTCCAGCCCGTAATGCTGGTTGATCTTTCTGATCCAGGTGACGCCGGTAATCGAATCCAGTCCCAAATCGACAAACGCAACATTGGGATCGATAGCCTGAGGTTTGATTTGCAGCTCTTGAGACA is from Dickeya dianthicola NCPPB 453 and encodes:
- a CDS encoding beta-ketoacyl synthase N-terminal-like domain-containing protein is translated as MTGKENRTRDLHESARKILEAELMQSAVEHSQTVSDTAGAIPDSPFSEVKGGDYREILLQDILGIFSVILKLPTAKIDREEKISTYGVDSIVITEIMGRIADSLGVSLSAAIFFEARNIEELTDIIIKRFGPEVVQRYDAQSVNDDRQPAGYVHREDVRQTAVVGPSAPSLSSGTASARRIRELMERSYRLNQKRDRFHSTNDERQQTNKIEANQFSGNYEPIAIIGMDGIFAQSSTIDELQRHLYQGQDCISEIPRERWDWKAIYGNPKDGEFTNVKYAGFIKDVDKFDPAFFGISPREAQIMDPQHRLFLESTWRLIESSGYAPSSFAGKKVGVFAGINLQDYAETVLNAQPRNIVELTAIPHMFCPNRISYLLDVHGPSEIIDTACSSSLVAIHRAVMSIQHGDCDMAIAGGANLILSPKMHILYSKAEMICEDGRCKTFSADANGYARGEGVGVVLLKKLKAAQADKDHILGVIIGSAENHGGAATSLMAPNPNAQAQLVRDAHMKSGVDPRSITYIECHGTGTPLGDPIEVNGLKMAFNDLYREHGLNPAANSGKAAVKHCALGSVKSNIGHTETAAGVAGVIKVLLAMRDEYLPKSLHCQQLNPLLELEDSPFYVLQEGQTWQRPTIGYAQQPLRAGVSSFGAGGSNVHLVIEEYRQEPDKVTSLEHQPEVIVLSAKNSERLQVYAQQLMQYVTENSAHVASHFRQFAYTLQTGRDAMDARVAFVAEDVASLLRQLAIISRGPQAAASEGTIFVNCDESGRLPNLDIQDITRWWQSRQWTKIAQAWVETRSVDWLQLYAGQRYSRLALPTYPFDRQRYWIKETRQKPEPERAVEQPTTDSIKANHSVKINHSGKMTLPPLTLKRDVSLPAAPSGASSAAEQRNGKTADIHRGHDTNGAATDSQMTGSAKAINGAKAINGVNATNGVNVINGNGALHPEQRHGGVSLAGVIEKLRVSLAQALCAPESDIHVDRSFAEMGLDSIVGAEWVHEINRQLGSSLSATRLYDYSSVRQLAQFIVLDGGQREAADKHVPETRNTGAALQHEEVLQHEDNKIATEQRSATVHAPQANHAPPAAPISADQNAQVAEITQLLKTSLADALYITPEAIRNHRAFSELGLDSIIGAEWLNEINKRLGTRLSATRLYDYPNIHALAEYIATQLDGVTLPPKPVAAASTSVPEHEDLPRDTLTSAAPLSAAIPDDDRVINRQAEKIAIIGMSGRYPDAENLDQYWDNLADGRNAVREVPKARWDVDHYFDADRSKDGKIYCKWLGALSDIDSFDPLFFSISPAEAEGMDPQHRLFLQEGYKAFEDAGYSPEELSHKKCGVYMGIMSYEYAHMMLNSASPLSATGNSFAIGAARIPYFLNLKGPAIPVDTACSSSLVTTHLAVQALQQGEIDLALVGGVSLYLMPETYIGMCSAGMLSPEGQCKTFDNSADGFVPGEGVGCLVLKRLSQAEIDGDSIYGVIIGSGINQDGKTNGITAPSVNSQIELEREVYRKHQINPDSISYIETHGTGTKLGDPIELEALESVFREWTPRKNFCGLGSVKSNIGHTSAASGMASMQKVLLSMKHRQLVPSLHFRTPNQHFGFDDSPFYVNTQLTPWQHDERQPRRAAVSSFGYSGTNAHLVIEEYLSPAVETAPVTKPVLIVLSAMREDRLPLMAGNLLAWLQREQTDGHHVDLRQLAYTLQRGRQVMEERLAFVAGSVSELQEILTQFIAGDISAPSLCRGRVNYNAPSYKAFVDTPEFSAVIEQWTRQQNLSQLAGLWVTGLDIPWDLLYLGSEQAGQSTEQRFPSRINLPTYPFFRQSCWFEEKAPPTAVTTVDVRPVLSEDTATVRAPEATETGANAQPIAKETQWIRATETWVEVKANEDSQWGERIKACSDRQILVLSHTAADYRDLEQVCRQVQQLADMPQPIWDVQHITLQGSALQDQPGINALEAGLAAAISDPGKPLAVFLILPHGTEAQTGLAYRCVQAVQAVARLNPVQFYCCHRADYEHGLTITDVQHEALCGLFRSAILETVGHRYRSLIVDPRSTGQEVALQLMQTWLGDDMPAHEPGKNAQAVRTPTIRFSGGRRYELRVGETDEHEVPNALFRTGATYLMVGALGETGEQVCQVLGQNYQAQLVIFSRRPEHQVAPILARIRASGARVIYRAVDILDLERVNQAMQSLKSEGITLHGVVQMARQVSDGAIVNKSWGAFRQMMAAKVSGTLNIDAVTAGEPLEFFLMFSSVAAFGIQGSPDYAYSAAFQNAFARYRQRLVSLKQRQGLVSSVCWGQWDVDGAVNRTRLAGRLASLAQQGMGSIHAVAAVQQMQTGLTDGVTALVAVTDRHKARMLLGLSDDQTASVAVRPDHHIVDAVRLKIQHFRLGQLSPTEFADYLSSLSLADLPACLQQEIGTVITAAQPVPPTVNAQLPDPQTARPETPEDTDGIKPAEYDSELRSSLAFGIEKVMKLGSSLDWDKPLQDYGMDSIIAMQLSTTLEKQMKFPVQPNWLIEHPTANLLMKKLRKQVGTGEIRL